TTTGAACAGATTAAGAGGGAGATCGCCACTATGAAATTGATCAAGCATCCCAATGTTGTTCAATTGTACGAGGTTGTACTCTACACTGATCTTTGGTCCTCGTCAAAGTGTAATATGAACATTCTAAGATTTTCTTAAAGCATGGGGGACCAATTCTTATATTGTAAAGTTGGAGGTTCTCTTGTCTCTGTTTTTGGTTGTGTTGCCTGCATTTCTTATGATATATCTTCATCAGGTGATGGCGAGCAAGACCAAGATATTTATTGTAATGGAATTTGTCACTGGAGGGGAGCTCtttgacaaaattgtaagaTGATAAATGTCCTGCCCTTCATCCCCACCCCCCGCGTCAAATGAATAGGCATTTTCACTATCTTTTGAAGTATGTTACAGAAGATGGATATTTCCACAACTTCTTGtatgttttatatatttaatattttacgCTGTGAATTATTGAAACCTTGTCTGATTTGAACATTTGTATCGATGAAGGTAAATCATGGAAGGATGCAAGAAGATGAAGCtagaaaatattttcagcaaCTGATTAATGCTGTTGATTTTTGCCATAGTAGGGGAGTCTACCACAGGGATTTGAAGGTAGTTGTTTTGACCTTGAATttgtcaaaaaataaaaaattatattccgTATCTTTACTGGTGCAGCCAGAAAATTTATTGCTGGATGCTTCTGGTGACCTCAAAGTTTCTGATTTTGGATTAAGTGCTCTGTCCCAGCAAGTCCAGGTGATTATTGATTGCAACATTGTGATTTGTTCTTAAATTATTTAGCATTCAGTATTCACATTGTTCATGCGATTTGATAGtcgtaaaaagtaatatttttgtatATACGTAGTTTTCATTTGGAATAAGGGTTACTTCTATGAGATAAAGTGGATAATGGACGGAGATGTTAAAATGCTTTCAATTTCAGCGCagaaaatcttaaaaaattgCTCGTTGTGTGGTTTGATTTTATGCTGATTTTTTAATCAAAGTAGAACTCTTGCAAACTTTGATGTGCCAGGATGATGGTTTGTTGCATACCACTTGTGGAACACCAAACTATGTTGCTCCTGAGGTATATTTTTTGAGTTATACCACTTTCTTCTTATCTGTCCTCTTCCCCTCTTCATGATCAGTGGGATCATAATCGAAGTAGGTTATCAACGATCGAGGCTATGACGGAGCAGCCGCAGACTTGTGGTCGTGTGGAGTCATACTCTTCGTGCTACTCGCAGGTTACTTACCTTTCGATGATTCCAACCTCATGACCTTGTACAAAAAAGTAAGCATATATTTTGTCAACTTGATTAAAGCATATATTTTGTCAACTTTATAATaaagttaatttattttattgcttTGGTTGATTcactaaattttttatttattacgTATAGATATCGTCCGCAGAATTTACTTGCCCTCCTTGGATTTCTTTCGGTGCCATGAAATTGATTGCTCAAATCTTGGATCCAAATCCTGTAAATGTAAGTATGAAAATAGCTCAATACAAGCTACCTTGTTCACATCTGATGCTAATTTAAAATGTTCTTGTAACGAATTCTCTATAAAATTTTGTGACCTTTTGCAGCGCATCACTATTCCTAAAATCTTGAAGGACGAGTGGTTTAAGAAAGATTACAAACCACCAGTATTTGATGAGAAAGAAGAGATGAATCTAGATGATGTGGAAGCTGTGTTTAAGGACTCCGAGGTGCATTTTTCAGACTTCGAGAATTACGTGGAATTTTTGACATTCAAAGTATAATCTTTTTAGAGTTTCTTAACATAGAAATATCACGTGATGGAGAACAAGGAGGAGAAGCCGACTGCGATGAATGCCTTCGAGTTAATATCCATGTCTAGAGGTCTCAATCTTGGGAATCTATTTGACGCAAACCAGgtcaaaatatttgaattgtgTCATTTCCAACAATTGTATATCTCTATATCGCGACGTATCCTTGGTAGTATGAACCCTCTCTGTTTCTTTGTTGTTTAGAGAGTACCATTACTCATTTTTCTCTATGTTTTGCCCATTCTTTTGTGACAGGATTTTAAGAGAGAAACAAGGTTCACTTCTAAAAGGCCTGCTGATGAGATAATTAGCAAAATTGAAGAAGCTGCAAAGCCTCTTGGTTTTGATGTTCACAAGAAGAATTACAAGGTAAACTTGTTTTTTTGGTATCGGGCGTTTTGACCTCATTCATGAGTAGAATCTGTATTCCAAGTCTTAGGCGAGATTATAATTCATACATGAATATGATGTTATTTTCCCAGATGAGGCTTGAAAACATGAAAGCTGGAAGAAAAGGCAACCTTAATGTAGCCACTGAGGTACGATGTTACGAAGCGTGTTTTCAGCAGCTCTTATCTAGTCGGGTTTTATCTGTCTGACTTGCTATATATTTAAAACTTTAACACTAATAATGTTCTTTTCAGGTCTTTCAAGTAGCCCCATCACTGCATATGGTTGAAGTTCGGAAGGCAAAGGGTGACACACTGGAGTTCCACAAGGTCCGCTGgtttgccaaatctgatctTTTTTCCTGTAGAAATAATGTTCTTTTAATCAGACTTCCTGGAATGATTGCCGAAAACCTCTTAGCTAGTTGGCATGGCTTATTCCATCGAAGGGGAGGCAGTAGGTTCTAGTCCCCCACCCCCatttatctatatacctataaaagtgtggatcaTTGATGTGTTTTTCGATTGTGAAAAGACACAAATGCCCTCcttaaagatatatatatgtacaattCTAACAAATGCTAATAAATTATTACTTATATACGTAAAATTCTAACGAATGCTAATAAATTATAACTACCCCATACATTGATTGTTGTAgaacaaaattaattatatgtgcACTAGTATAAAATAATATGATGTTTAATACTAacatattttattgatttttttaataaataattgaaagcaaagagtttaataaatttataataagaATGTATATCAACAATTATGAATAGCACTTTTAAAATATAGTATAAAATAATATGATGTTTAATACTAACATATTTTATtggtttttttaataaataattgaaagtaaagagtttaataaatttataataagaATGTATATCAACAATTATGAATAGCACTTTTAAAATATTGTATATCAACAATTATGAATAGcacttttaaaatatattatgcatacgtaaaatttataaattcaatatacaAATTTGGTGATATTTGAAACATCTACTAAAATTGATTAAAATTTAGACATTAGATGTTCAAAGCTAAACCAGACCATAATTTTCAAGAATAGTAGAAACAAAATCAGagtaaaaaatttcttaatttcaATTCAAAAATCAGCTCTCATAGTATAtacatacaaaaaaaattataacttcAATACACAAAATTTGGTGATATTTGAAACACCTACACCCGACCATGATTTTCAAGAACAGTAGAACCAAAATCAGAGTAAACATTTTCTTAGTTTCAATTCCAAAATCAgctatcataatatatataaattttgctTCATAATTGATAAACAATTAGTTTCTCTGTCTCATATAGTATATAACTATTTTATTTGACACAAAGAATTGAAACCAAatagtttaataaatttattagaaGAGTTTATATCAACATTTATGAATGTCAATATGTTAAcaatctcacaaaatatgaatctcttagaaaaatttggagattttggctataataagaaaattaaagattttaatatcacttttaaaaaatattatacatacgaaaaatttataaattcaatatacaAATTTGTTGATATTTGAAACATCTACTAAAATTGATTAAAATTTAGACATTAAATGTctaatgctaaaccagacaatgATTTTCAAGAATAGTAGAACCAAAATCAGAGTAAAAAAATTCTTCGTTTCAATTCCAAAATCAActataataatatatacatacgaaacaattataaattcaatacaCAAAATTTGGTGATATTTGAAACATATACTAAGATTGATTAAGATTTATACATTAAATGTCTAAAGCTAAACCCAACCATGATTTTCAAGAACAGTAGAATCAAAATCagattaaatattttcttagtttcaattccaaaatcaactataataatatataaattttgctGCATAATTGACAAATAATTAGTTTCTTTGTATCATATAGTGTATAgctattttatttgatacaatGAATTGAAATCAAagagtttaataaatttattataagaATTTATATCAACAATTGTGAATGTCAATATGTTAATaatctcataaaatatgaatcTCTTAAAATTTTTTGGAGAGTTTTgctataataataaaattaaagattttagtatcgattttaaaaaatattatacatacGAAAAATGTATAAATTCAATATACAAATTTGGTGATATTTGAAACATATACTAAAATTGATTAAGATTTAGACATTAAATGTCTAAAGCTAAACCCGACCATGATTTTCAATAATAGTAGAACCAAAATCAGAGTAAAAATTTTCTTAGTTTCAATTTCAAAATCAGCACTCATAATATATACATACGAAAAAATTATAAATCCAGTACACAAAATTTGGTGATATTTGAGACATCTACTAAGATTGATTAATATTTGTACATTAAATGTCTAAACCTAAACACGACCATGATTTTCAAGAACATtataaccaatttttttttatctatatacctaCAAAAGTGTAGATCATTGATCATAATTTATAAttgtgaaaagataaaaataacaTCATGATCAATACAAATCCAGATAATTATAGTATCATAAGAAGATAAATTATAGTAATAATAACATCATCATCAATATTTTAGTGTAGtttctaattaagtaataaattatagtatcacaagaagatataagaaaaaaataattatatatgtaataaTACAATAACATGataagtatataataatataataatatgaaatttaatactaatatattttattatattttaactaagaattgaaagtaaagaatttaataaattatttagtagaatttatatcaataattatgaatgttaatatattaataatatcaaaaatatGAATCTGATAGAAAAATTCAGAGAGTTGGCTATAATAagaaatttaaagattttaatatcacttttttttaaaaaaaaattatatatcagaaaatttataaattcaataaacaAAATTTGGTAATATTGGAAACATCTACTAAGAATGCTTGAGCTTTAGGCGTTGAGGTTATAAAGTTAAACCCGACCATGATTTTTCAAAAACAGTAAAACCAAAATCAGAATTAAAATCTTTTCTTAGCTTCAGTTCCAAAATCAGCtctcataatatataaatttaaggcAAAACTGTTAAACAATTAGTTTCATCGTCACATATATTTTACGCCATTCATCAAAATCCACTCAATCATAACTTATAGCGCTatgcttttttaattttttttta
The Primulina tabacum isolate GXHZ01 chromosome 9, ASM2559414v2, whole genome shotgun sequence DNA segment above includes these coding regions:
- the LOC142555193 gene encoding CBL-interacting serine/threonine-protein kinase 3-like, whose product is MSQSKVRRVIGKYEVGRTIGEGTFAKVKFARNTENGQPVAIKIFDKDKVLKHKLSEQIKREIATMKLIKHPNVVQLYEVMASKTKIFIVMEFVTGGELFDKIVNHGRMQEDEARKYFQQLINAVDFCHSRGVYHRDLKPENLLLDASGDLKVSDFGLSALSQQVQDDGLLHTTCGTPNYVAPEVINDRGYDGAAADLWSCGVILFVLLAGYLPFDDSNLMTLYKKISSAEFTCPPWISFGAMKLIAQILDPNPVNRITIPKILKDEWFKKDYKPPVFDEKEEMNLDDVEAVFKDSEKYHVMENKEEKPTAMNAFELISMSRGLNLGNLFDANQDFKRETRFTSKRPADEIISKIEEAAKPLGFDVHKKNYKMRLENMKAGRKGNLNVATEVFQVAPSLHMVEVRKAKGDTLEFHKFYKKLSRSLQDVVWKTEEDMQEMK